One Micromonospora sp. WMMD1120 genomic region harbors:
- a CDS encoding ATP-dependent Clp protease proteolytic subunit produces MTDLSLPPQFAAVHNRYVLPSFVERTSYGVKESNPYNKLFEDRIIFLGVQVDDASANDVMAQLLTLEGTDPDRDIIMYINSPGGSFTAMTAIYDTMQYVRPDISTVCLGQAASAAAVLLSAGTPGKRMALPNSRIIIHQPATEGGYGQGSDIEIQAREILRMRTQLEDMLSRHCNRPIEQVRKDIDRDKIMTAEESKEYGLVDTILTSRKKGLLAANAAR; encoded by the coding sequence ATGACCGACCTGAGCCTGCCGCCCCAGTTCGCGGCCGTGCACAACCGTTACGTGCTGCCGTCGTTCGTCGAGCGCACGTCGTACGGGGTCAAGGAGTCGAACCCGTACAACAAGCTCTTCGAGGACCGGATCATCTTCCTCGGCGTGCAGGTGGACGACGCGTCGGCCAACGACGTGATGGCCCAGCTGCTGACGCTCGAGGGCACCGACCCGGACCGCGACATCATCATGTACATCAACTCGCCGGGTGGCTCGTTCACGGCCATGACGGCGATCTACGACACCATGCAGTACGTCCGTCCGGACATCTCGACCGTCTGCCTCGGGCAGGCGGCCAGCGCGGCGGCGGTGCTGCTGTCGGCGGGCACTCCGGGTAAGCGGATGGCCCTGCCGAACTCGCGGATCATCATCCACCAGCCGGCCACCGAGGGCGGCTACGGGCAGGGCTCGGACATCGAGATCCAGGCCCGGGAGATCCTGCGGATGCGGACGCAGCTGGAGGACATGCTGTCCCGCCACTGCAACCGCCCCATTGAGCAGGTCCGCAAGGACATCGACCGTGACAAGATCATGACGGCCGAGGAGTCCAAGGAGTACGGGCTGGTCGACACGATCCTGACCAGCCGCAAGAAGGGTCTGCTGGCGGCCAACGCCGCTCGCTGA
- a CDS encoding ATP-dependent Clp protease proteolytic subunit, which translates to MTDMHIPKKSLRAIDARGGDSIGNLDDSVYNRLLKERIIFLGSEVTDQVANRICAQLLLLAAEDPDRDINLWINSPGGSVYSGMAIYDTMQFIDNDVSTVAMGMAASMGQLLLCAGTQGKRYALPHARIMMHQPSGGLGGTASDIAIQAEQMLYTKRMFQERVAHHTGQSQSQIEADSDRDRWFTAQEAMDYGFIDKVIIGAAQVPDGAGTLS; encoded by the coding sequence ATGACCGACATGCACATCCCCAAGAAGTCGCTCCGGGCGATCGACGCCCGCGGTGGCGACTCCATTGGCAACCTCGACGACTCGGTCTACAACCGGTTGCTCAAGGAACGCATCATCTTCCTGGGCAGTGAGGTGACCGACCAGGTCGCCAACCGCATCTGCGCGCAGCTGCTGCTGCTCGCCGCGGAGGACCCGGACCGCGACATCAACCTGTGGATCAACTCGCCGGGTGGCTCGGTCTACTCCGGCATGGCGATCTACGACACCATGCAGTTCATCGACAACGACGTGTCGACCGTGGCGATGGGCATGGCGGCCTCGATGGGCCAGCTGCTGCTCTGCGCGGGCACACAGGGCAAGCGTTACGCCCTGCCGCACGCCCGGATCATGATGCACCAGCCGTCCGGCGGTCTGGGCGGCACGGCGTCCGACATCGCCATCCAGGCGGAGCAGATGCTCTACACGAAGCGGATGTTCCAGGAGCGGGTCGCGCACCACACCGGGCAGAGCCAGTCGCAGATCGAGGCCGACTCGGACCGGGACCGTTGGTTCACCGCCCAGGAGGCCATGGACTACGGCTTCATCGACAAGGTGATCATCGGGGCCGCCCAGGTTCCGGATGGCGCCGGGACCCTGAGCTGA